A part of Vicugna pacos chromosome 14, VicPac4, whole genome shotgun sequence genomic DNA contains:
- the SUPT20H gene encoding transcription factor SPT20 homolog isoform X9, producing the protein MQQALELALDRAEYVIESARQRPPKRKYLSSGRKSIFQKLYDLYIEECEKEPEVKKLRRNVNLLEKLVMQETLSCLVVNLYPGNEGYSLMLRGKNGSDSETIRLPYEEGELLEYLDAEELPPILVDLLEKSQVNIFHCGCVIAEIRDYRQSSNMKSPGYQSRHILLRPTMQTLICDVHSITSDNHKWTQEDKLLLESQLILATAEPLCLDPSIAVTCTANRLLYNKQKMNTRPMKRCFKRYSRSSLNRQQDLSNCPPPPQLKLLDFLQKRKERKAGQHYDLKISKAGNCVDMWKRSPCNLAIPSEVDVEKYAKVEKSIKSDDSQPTVWPAHDIKDDYVFECEAGNQYQKTKLTILQSLGDPLYYGKIQPCKEDEESDSQMSPSHFSTDDHSNWFIIGSKTDAERVVNQYQELVQNEAKCPVKMSHSSSGSASLSQPSPGKEAEQPETVSVQPSVLGKGVKHRPPPIKLPSGSGSSSSGNYFTPQQASSFLKSPTPPPTSKPPSLSRKSSVDLSQVSMLSPAALSPASSSQRSTATQVMANSAGLNFINVVGSVCGAQALMSGSNPMLGCNTGAITPAGINLSGLLPSGGLLPSALPGAMQAASQAGVPFGLKNTSSLRPLNLLQLPGGSLIFNTLQQQQQQQQQQQQQQLPQFTPQQPQQPTASSPQQPGEQAAEQSSSSQEQALPAQHTAVINLAGVGSFMQSQAAVLSQLGSAENRPEQSLPQQRFQLSSAFQQQQQQIQQLRFLQHQMAMAAAAAQTAQLPRHRHTGSQSKSKVKRGAPTTPKF; encoded by the exons ATG CAGCAAGCTTTAGAACTAGCTTTGGATCGTGCAGAG tatgtCATTGAAAGTGCCCGACAGAGACCTCCTAAAAGGAAATATCTATCTAGTGGAAG aaaatctaTATTTCAAAAACTTTATGACTTGTATATCGAAGAATGCGAAAAAGAGCCTGAGGTTAAG aaattaaGAAGAAATGTGAACTTGTTAGAGAAGCTTGTTATGCAAGAGACATTGTCATGTTTAGTGGTCAACCTATACCCAGGAAATGAGGGATATTCTCTGATGCTCAGGGGGAAAAATGGATCAG ATTCTGAGACCATTCGACTGCCTTATGAAGAAGGGGAATTGCTTGAATACTTAGATGCAGAGGAATTACCTCCTATTTTGGTTGACCTCCTGGAAAAATCTCAG GTTAATATTTTTCATTGTGGATGCGTCATAGCAGAAATACGTGACTACAGGCAGTCCAGTAATATGAAATCTCCTGGTTACCAAAGTAGGCACATTCTCTTACGTCCAACGATGCAG actTTAATCTGTGATGTACATTCAATAACAAGTGATAACCATAAATGGACCCAG GAAGACAAACTTTTGCTTGAGAGCCAGCTGATTCTGGCTACGGCAGAACCACTGTGTCTTGATCCTTCTATAGCTGTAACCTGCACTGCAAACAGGCTGCTCTATAACAAGCAGAAGATGAACACGCGCCCCATGAAACG GTGTTTCAAGAGGTATTCCAGATCCTCTCTGAATCGGCAGCAGGATCTGTCTAATTGTCCGCCTCCTCCTCAGCTAAAATTACTTGATTTCttacaaaaaaggaaggaaagaaaagcaggtCAGCATTATGACCTCAAAATTTCTAAAGCAGGAAat tgtgTAGATATGTGGAAACGGAGTCCCTGTAATTTGGCCATACCTTCTGAAGTGGAC GTGGAAAAATACGCCAAAGTGGAAAAGTCTATCAAATCTGATGACTCACAACCAACAGTCTGGCCAGCCCAT gATATAAAAGATGATTATGTGTTTGAATGTGAAGCTGGTAATCAGTATCAGAAAACAAAGCTGACCATTTTGCAGTCACTTGGTGATCCACTTTACTATGGTAAAATACAGCCGTGTAaagaagatgaagaaagtgaCAGCCAGATGTCTCCATCTCA CTTCTCCACAGATGATCATTCAAAttg gtTCATTATTGGATCAAAGACTGATGCTGAGAG AGTAGTCAATCAGTACCAGGAATTGGTCCAGAATGAAGCCAAATGTCCAGTGAAGATGTCACATAGCTCCAGTGGCTCCGCCAGCTTGAGTCAGCCTTCTCCAGGGAAAGAAGCAGAA CAGCCTGAGACCGTGTCAGTTCAGCCTTCAGTACTGGGGAAGGGAGTGAAGCATAGACCTCCACCCATCAAACTTCCCTCGGGCTCAGGAAGTAGTTCCTCAG GTAACTATTTCACACCACAGCAGGCCAGCAGCTTTCTTAAATCTCCGACTCCTCCTCCTACTTCTAAGCCACCAAGTCTTTCTCGGAAGTCATCTGTGGACCTCAGTCAAGTGAGCATGCTCTCTCCAGCTGCCCTGTCACCTGCCAGTTCATCACAAA GAAGCACGGCCACCCAGGTCATGGCAAACTCTGCTGGACTTAACTTCATCAATGTAGTGGGCTCTGTTTG TGGAGCTCAAGCTTTGATGAGTGGTTCCAACCCTATGCTGGGCTGTAACACTGGTGCCATAACTCCTGCAGGAATAAACCTGAGTGGCCTTCTACCCTCAGGAGGTCTGTTACCAAGTGCATTGCCCGGTGCAATGCAGGCAGCTTCTCAAGCAG GTGTTccatttggtttaaaaaatacttcaagtCTCAGGCCCTTAAATCTACTCCAG CTTCCAGGAGGTTCGCTCATTTTTAACactctgcagcagcagcagcagcagcagcagcagcagcagcagcagcagctccctCAGTTTACACCACAGCAGCCTCAGCAACCCACAGCTTCTAGTCCTCAGCAGCCCGGGGAGCAG gCTGCTGAACAAAGTTCATCTAGTCAAGAACAGGCCTTACCTGCTCAGCACACTGCCGTCATTAACCTTGCTGGAGTAGGGAGTTTTATGCAGTCACAGGCAGCTG TGTTGTCTCAGCTTGGCTCTGCCGAGAACAGACCTGAGCAAAGCCTTCCTCAGCAGAGATTCCAGCTCTCCTCTGCCtttcaacagcagcagcaacagatCCAA CAGTTGCGATTCTTGCAGCATCAAATGGctatggcggcggcggcggcacaaACAGCGCAGCTCCCCCGGCACCGGCACACAGGCAGCCagtcaaaaagtaaagtgaagagAGGCGCGCCGACCACTCCGAAATTCTGA
- the SUPT20H gene encoding transcription factor SPT20 homolog isoform X2 produces MQQALELALDRAEYVIESARQRPPKRKYLSSGRKSIFQKLYDLYIEECEKEPEVKKLRRNVNLLEKLVMQETLSCLVVNLYPGNEGYSLMLRGKNGSDSETIRLPYEEGELLEYLDAEELPPILVDLLEKSQVNIFHCGCVIAEIRDYRQSSNMKSPGYQSRHILLRPTMQTLICDVHSITSDNHKWTQEDKLLLESQLILATAEPLCLDPSIAVTCTANRLLYNKQKMNTRPMKRCFKRYSRSSLNRQQDLSNCPPPPQLKLLDFLQKRKERKAGQHYDLKISKAGNCVDMWKRSPCNLAIPSEVDVEKYAKVEKSIKSDDSQPTVWPAHDIKDDYVFECEAGNQYQKTKLTILQSLGDPLYYGKIQPCKEDEESDSQMSPSHFSTDDHSNWFIIGSKTDAERVVNQYQELVQNEAKCPVKMSHSSSGSASLSQPSPGKEAEQPETVSVQPSVLGKGVKHRPPPIKLPSGSGSSSSGNYFTPQQASSFLKSPTPPPTSKPPSLSRKSSVDLSQVSMLSPAALSPASSSQRSGTPKPSTPTPTPSSTPHPPDAQSSTPITPSTAPTPQDSGFTPQPTLLTQFAQQQKSLSQAMPVTTIPLSTMVTSITTGSTATQVMANSAGLNFINVVGSVCGAQALMSGSNPMLGCNTGAITPAGINLSGLLPSGGLLPSALPGAMQAASQAGVPFGLKNTSSLRPLNLLQLPGGSLIFNTLQQQQQQQQQQQQQQLPQFTPQQPQQPTASSPQQPGEQAAEQSSSSQEQALPAQHTAVINLAGVGSFMQSQAAVLSQLGSAENRPEQSLPQQRFQLSSAFQQQQQQIQQLRFLQHQMAMAAAAAQTAQLPRHRHTGSQSKSKVKRGAPTTPKF; encoded by the exons ATG CAGCAAGCTTTAGAACTAGCTTTGGATCGTGCAGAG tatgtCATTGAAAGTGCCCGACAGAGACCTCCTAAAAGGAAATATCTATCTAGTGGAAG aaaatctaTATTTCAAAAACTTTATGACTTGTATATCGAAGAATGCGAAAAAGAGCCTGAGGTTAAG aaattaaGAAGAAATGTGAACTTGTTAGAGAAGCTTGTTATGCAAGAGACATTGTCATGTTTAGTGGTCAACCTATACCCAGGAAATGAGGGATATTCTCTGATGCTCAGGGGGAAAAATGGATCAG ATTCTGAGACCATTCGACTGCCTTATGAAGAAGGGGAATTGCTTGAATACTTAGATGCAGAGGAATTACCTCCTATTTTGGTTGACCTCCTGGAAAAATCTCAG GTTAATATTTTTCATTGTGGATGCGTCATAGCAGAAATACGTGACTACAGGCAGTCCAGTAATATGAAATCTCCTGGTTACCAAAGTAGGCACATTCTCTTACGTCCAACGATGCAG actTTAATCTGTGATGTACATTCAATAACAAGTGATAACCATAAATGGACCCAG GAAGACAAACTTTTGCTTGAGAGCCAGCTGATTCTGGCTACGGCAGAACCACTGTGTCTTGATCCTTCTATAGCTGTAACCTGCACTGCAAACAGGCTGCTCTATAACAAGCAGAAGATGAACACGCGCCCCATGAAACG GTGTTTCAAGAGGTATTCCAGATCCTCTCTGAATCGGCAGCAGGATCTGTCTAATTGTCCGCCTCCTCCTCAGCTAAAATTACTTGATTTCttacaaaaaaggaaggaaagaaaagcaggtCAGCATTATGACCTCAAAATTTCTAAAGCAGGAAat tgtgTAGATATGTGGAAACGGAGTCCCTGTAATTTGGCCATACCTTCTGAAGTGGAC GTGGAAAAATACGCCAAAGTGGAAAAGTCTATCAAATCTGATGACTCACAACCAACAGTCTGGCCAGCCCAT gATATAAAAGATGATTATGTGTTTGAATGTGAAGCTGGTAATCAGTATCAGAAAACAAAGCTGACCATTTTGCAGTCACTTGGTGATCCACTTTACTATGGTAAAATACAGCCGTGTAaagaagatgaagaaagtgaCAGCCAGATGTCTCCATCTCA CTTCTCCACAGATGATCATTCAAAttg gtTCATTATTGGATCAAAGACTGATGCTGAGAG AGTAGTCAATCAGTACCAGGAATTGGTCCAGAATGAAGCCAAATGTCCAGTGAAGATGTCACATAGCTCCAGTGGCTCCGCCAGCTTGAGTCAGCCTTCTCCAGGGAAAGAAGCAGAA CAGCCTGAGACCGTGTCAGTTCAGCCTTCAGTACTGGGGAAGGGAGTGAAGCATAGACCTCCACCCATCAAACTTCCCTCGGGCTCAGGAAGTAGTTCCTCAG GTAACTATTTCACACCACAGCAGGCCAGCAGCTTTCTTAAATCTCCGACTCCTCCTCCTACTTCTAAGCCACCAAGTCTTTCTCGGAAGTCATCTGTGGACCTCAGTCAAGTGAGCATGCTCTCTCCAGCTGCCCTGTCACCTGCCAGTTCATCACAAA GATCTGGAACTCCTAAGCCATCTACTCCTACACCAACCCCTTCATCGACCCCACACCCTCCTGATGCTCAGAGCTCAACTCCTATTACCCCTTCAACTGCCCCTACTCCCCAAGATTCAGGCTTCACCCCTCAGCCCACTTTGTTAACTCAGTTTGCTCAGCAGCAAAAGTCTCTGAGCCAGGCAATGCCTGTAACGACCATTCCTCTTTCCACCATGGTAACATCTATAACTACAGGAAGCACGGCCACCCAGGTCATGGCAAACTCTGCTGGACTTAACTTCATCAATGTAGTGGGCTCTGTTTG TGGAGCTCAAGCTTTGATGAGTGGTTCCAACCCTATGCTGGGCTGTAACACTGGTGCCATAACTCCTGCAGGAATAAACCTGAGTGGCCTTCTACCCTCAGGAGGTCTGTTACCAAGTGCATTGCCCGGTGCAATGCAGGCAGCTTCTCAAGCAG GTGTTccatttggtttaaaaaatacttcaagtCTCAGGCCCTTAAATCTACTCCAG CTTCCAGGAGGTTCGCTCATTTTTAACactctgcagcagcagcagcagcagcagcagcagcagcagcagcagcagctccctCAGTTTACACCACAGCAGCCTCAGCAACCCACAGCTTCTAGTCCTCAGCAGCCCGGGGAGCAG gCTGCTGAACAAAGTTCATCTAGTCAAGAACAGGCCTTACCTGCTCAGCACACTGCCGTCATTAACCTTGCTGGAGTAGGGAGTTTTATGCAGTCACAGGCAGCTG TGTTGTCTCAGCTTGGCTCTGCCGAGAACAGACCTGAGCAAAGCCTTCCTCAGCAGAGATTCCAGCTCTCCTCTGCCtttcaacagcagcagcaacagatCCAA CAGTTGCGATTCTTGCAGCATCAAATGGctatggcggcggcggcggcacaaACAGCGCAGCTCCCCCGGCACCGGCACACAGGCAGCCagtcaaaaagtaaagtgaagagAGGCGCGCCGACCACTCCGAAATTCTGA
- the SUPT20H gene encoding transcription factor SPT20 homolog isoform X5 yields the protein MQQALELALDRAEYVIESARQRPPKRKYLSSGRKSIFQKLYDLYIEECEKEPEVKQKLRRNVNLLEKLVMQETLSCLVVNLYPGNEGYSLMLRGKNGSDSETIRLPYEEGELLEYLDAEELPPILVDLLEKSQVNIFHCGCVIAEIRDYRQSSNMKSPGYQSRHILLRPTMQTLICDVHSITSDNHKWTQEDKLLLESQLILATAEPLCLDPSIAVTCTANRLLYNKQKMNTRPMKRCFKRYSRSSLNRQQDLSNCPPPPQLKLLDFLQKRKERKAGQHYDLKISKAGNCVDMWKRSPCNLAIPSEVDVEKYAKVEKSIKSDDSQPTVWPAHDIKDDYVFECEAGNQYQKTKLTILQSLGDPLYYGKIQPCKEDEESDSQMSPSQFIIGSKTDAERVVNQYQELVQNEAKCPVKMSHSSSGSASLSQPSPGKEAEQPETVSVQPSVLGKGVKHRPPPIKLPSGSGSSSSGNYFTPQQASSFLKSPTPPPTSKPPSLSRKSSVDLSQVSMLSPAALSPASSSQRSGTPKPSTPTPTPSSTPHPPDAQSSTPITPSTAPTPQDSGFTPQPTLLTQFAQQQKSLSQAMPVTTIPLSTMVTSITTGSTATQVMANSAGLNFINVVGSVCGAQALMSGSNPMLGCNTGAITPAGINLSGLLPSGGLLPSALPGAMQAASQAGVPFGLKNTSSLRPLNLLQLPGGSLIFNTLQQQQQQQQQQQQQQLPQFTPQQPQQPTASSPQQPGEQAAEQSSSSQEQALPAQHTAVINLAGVGSFMQSQAAVLSQLGSAENRPEQSLPQQRFQLSSAFQQQQQQIQQLRFLQHQMAMAAAAAQTAQLPRHRHTGSQSKSKVKRGAPTTPKF from the exons ATG CAGCAAGCTTTAGAACTAGCTTTGGATCGTGCAGAG tatgtCATTGAAAGTGCCCGACAGAGACCTCCTAAAAGGAAATATCTATCTAGTGGAAG aaaatctaTATTTCAAAAACTTTATGACTTGTATATCGAAGAATGCGAAAAAGAGCCTGAGGTTAAG cagaaattaaGAAGAAATGTGAACTTGTTAGAGAAGCTTGTTATGCAAGAGACATTGTCATGTTTAGTGGTCAACCTATACCCAGGAAATGAGGGATATTCTCTGATGCTCAGGGGGAAAAATGGATCAG ATTCTGAGACCATTCGACTGCCTTATGAAGAAGGGGAATTGCTTGAATACTTAGATGCAGAGGAATTACCTCCTATTTTGGTTGACCTCCTGGAAAAATCTCAG GTTAATATTTTTCATTGTGGATGCGTCATAGCAGAAATACGTGACTACAGGCAGTCCAGTAATATGAAATCTCCTGGTTACCAAAGTAGGCACATTCTCTTACGTCCAACGATGCAG actTTAATCTGTGATGTACATTCAATAACAAGTGATAACCATAAATGGACCCAG GAAGACAAACTTTTGCTTGAGAGCCAGCTGATTCTGGCTACGGCAGAACCACTGTGTCTTGATCCTTCTATAGCTGTAACCTGCACTGCAAACAGGCTGCTCTATAACAAGCAGAAGATGAACACGCGCCCCATGAAACG GTGTTTCAAGAGGTATTCCAGATCCTCTCTGAATCGGCAGCAGGATCTGTCTAATTGTCCGCCTCCTCCTCAGCTAAAATTACTTGATTTCttacaaaaaaggaaggaaagaaaagcaggtCAGCATTATGACCTCAAAATTTCTAAAGCAGGAAat tgtgTAGATATGTGGAAACGGAGTCCCTGTAATTTGGCCATACCTTCTGAAGTGGAC GTGGAAAAATACGCCAAAGTGGAAAAGTCTATCAAATCTGATGACTCACAACCAACAGTCTGGCCAGCCCAT gATATAAAAGATGATTATGTGTTTGAATGTGAAGCTGGTAATCAGTATCAGAAAACAAAGCTGACCATTTTGCAGTCACTTGGTGATCCACTTTACTATGGTAAAATACAGCCGTGTAaagaagatgaagaaagtgaCAGCCAGATGTCTCCATCTCA gtTCATTATTGGATCAAAGACTGATGCTGAGAG AGTAGTCAATCAGTACCAGGAATTGGTCCAGAATGAAGCCAAATGTCCAGTGAAGATGTCACATAGCTCCAGTGGCTCCGCCAGCTTGAGTCAGCCTTCTCCAGGGAAAGAAGCAGAA CAGCCTGAGACCGTGTCAGTTCAGCCTTCAGTACTGGGGAAGGGAGTGAAGCATAGACCTCCACCCATCAAACTTCCCTCGGGCTCAGGAAGTAGTTCCTCAG GTAACTATTTCACACCACAGCAGGCCAGCAGCTTTCTTAAATCTCCGACTCCTCCTCCTACTTCTAAGCCACCAAGTCTTTCTCGGAAGTCATCTGTGGACCTCAGTCAAGTGAGCATGCTCTCTCCAGCTGCCCTGTCACCTGCCAGTTCATCACAAA GATCTGGAACTCCTAAGCCATCTACTCCTACACCAACCCCTTCATCGACCCCACACCCTCCTGATGCTCAGAGCTCAACTCCTATTACCCCTTCAACTGCCCCTACTCCCCAAGATTCAGGCTTCACCCCTCAGCCCACTTTGTTAACTCAGTTTGCTCAGCAGCAAAAGTCTCTGAGCCAGGCAATGCCTGTAACGACCATTCCTCTTTCCACCATGGTAACATCTATAACTACAGGAAGCACGGCCACCCAGGTCATGGCAAACTCTGCTGGACTTAACTTCATCAATGTAGTGGGCTCTGTTTG TGGAGCTCAAGCTTTGATGAGTGGTTCCAACCCTATGCTGGGCTGTAACACTGGTGCCATAACTCCTGCAGGAATAAACCTGAGTGGCCTTCTACCCTCAGGAGGTCTGTTACCAAGTGCATTGCCCGGTGCAATGCAGGCAGCTTCTCAAGCAG GTGTTccatttggtttaaaaaatacttcaagtCTCAGGCCCTTAAATCTACTCCAG CTTCCAGGAGGTTCGCTCATTTTTAACactctgcagcagcagcagcagcagcagcagcagcagcagcagcagcagctccctCAGTTTACACCACAGCAGCCTCAGCAACCCACAGCTTCTAGTCCTCAGCAGCCCGGGGAGCAG gCTGCTGAACAAAGTTCATCTAGTCAAGAACAGGCCTTACCTGCTCAGCACACTGCCGTCATTAACCTTGCTGGAGTAGGGAGTTTTATGCAGTCACAGGCAGCTG TGTTGTCTCAGCTTGGCTCTGCCGAGAACAGACCTGAGCAAAGCCTTCCTCAGCAGAGATTCCAGCTCTCCTCTGCCtttcaacagcagcagcaacagatCCAA CAGTTGCGATTCTTGCAGCATCAAATGGctatggcggcggcggcggcacaaACAGCGCAGCTCCCCCGGCACCGGCACACAGGCAGCCagtcaaaaagtaaagtgaagagAGGCGCGCCGACCACTCCGAAATTCTGA
- the SUPT20H gene encoding transcription factor SPT20 homolog isoform X3, whose translation MQQALELALDRAEYVIESARQRPPKRKYLSSGRKSIFQKLYDLYIEECEKEPEVKQKLRRNVNLLEKLVMQETLSCLVVNLYPGNEGYSLMLRGKNGSDSETIRLPYEEGELLEYLDAEELPPILVDLLEKSQVNIFHCGCVIAEIRDYRQSSNMKSPGYQSRHILLRPTMQTLICDVHSITSDNHKWTQEDKLLLESQLILATAEPLCLDPSIAVTCTANRLLYNKQKMNTRPMKRCFKRYSRSSLNRQQDLSNCPPPPQLKLLDFLQKRKERKAGQHYDLKISKAGNCVDMWKRSPCNLAIPSEVDVEKYAKVEKSIKSDDSQPTVWPAHDIKDDYVFECEAGNQYQKTKLTILQSLGDPLYYGKIQPCKEDEESDSQMSPSHFSTDDHSNWFIIGSKTDAERVVNQYQELVQNEAKCPVKMSHSSSGSASLSQPSPGKEAEPETVSVQPSVLGKGVKHRPPPIKLPSGSGSSSSGNYFTPQQASSFLKSPTPPPTSKPPSLSRKSSVDLSQVSMLSPAALSPASSSQRSGTPKPSTPTPTPSSTPHPPDAQSSTPITPSTAPTPQDSGFTPQPTLLTQFAQQQKSLSQAMPVTTIPLSTMVTSITTGSTATQVMANSAGLNFINVVGSVCGAQALMSGSNPMLGCNTGAITPAGINLSGLLPSGGLLPSALPGAMQAASQAGVPFGLKNTSSLRPLNLLQLPGGSLIFNTLQQQQQQQQQQQQQQLPQFTPQQPQQPTASSPQQPGEQAAEQSSSSQEQALPAQHTAVINLAGVGSFMQSQAAVLSQLGSAENRPEQSLPQQRFQLSSAFQQQQQQIQQLRFLQHQMAMAAAAAQTAQLPRHRHTGSQSKSKVKRGAPTTPKF comes from the exons ATG CAGCAAGCTTTAGAACTAGCTTTGGATCGTGCAGAG tatgtCATTGAAAGTGCCCGACAGAGACCTCCTAAAAGGAAATATCTATCTAGTGGAAG aaaatctaTATTTCAAAAACTTTATGACTTGTATATCGAAGAATGCGAAAAAGAGCCTGAGGTTAAG cagaaattaaGAAGAAATGTGAACTTGTTAGAGAAGCTTGTTATGCAAGAGACATTGTCATGTTTAGTGGTCAACCTATACCCAGGAAATGAGGGATATTCTCTGATGCTCAGGGGGAAAAATGGATCAG ATTCTGAGACCATTCGACTGCCTTATGAAGAAGGGGAATTGCTTGAATACTTAGATGCAGAGGAATTACCTCCTATTTTGGTTGACCTCCTGGAAAAATCTCAG GTTAATATTTTTCATTGTGGATGCGTCATAGCAGAAATACGTGACTACAGGCAGTCCAGTAATATGAAATCTCCTGGTTACCAAAGTAGGCACATTCTCTTACGTCCAACGATGCAG actTTAATCTGTGATGTACATTCAATAACAAGTGATAACCATAAATGGACCCAG GAAGACAAACTTTTGCTTGAGAGCCAGCTGATTCTGGCTACGGCAGAACCACTGTGTCTTGATCCTTCTATAGCTGTAACCTGCACTGCAAACAGGCTGCTCTATAACAAGCAGAAGATGAACACGCGCCCCATGAAACG GTGTTTCAAGAGGTATTCCAGATCCTCTCTGAATCGGCAGCAGGATCTGTCTAATTGTCCGCCTCCTCCTCAGCTAAAATTACTTGATTTCttacaaaaaaggaaggaaagaaaagcaggtCAGCATTATGACCTCAAAATTTCTAAAGCAGGAAat tgtgTAGATATGTGGAAACGGAGTCCCTGTAATTTGGCCATACCTTCTGAAGTGGAC GTGGAAAAATACGCCAAAGTGGAAAAGTCTATCAAATCTGATGACTCACAACCAACAGTCTGGCCAGCCCAT gATATAAAAGATGATTATGTGTTTGAATGTGAAGCTGGTAATCAGTATCAGAAAACAAAGCTGACCATTTTGCAGTCACTTGGTGATCCACTTTACTATGGTAAAATACAGCCGTGTAaagaagatgaagaaagtgaCAGCCAGATGTCTCCATCTCA CTTCTCCACAGATGATCATTCAAAttg gtTCATTATTGGATCAAAGACTGATGCTGAGAG AGTAGTCAATCAGTACCAGGAATTGGTCCAGAATGAAGCCAAATGTCCAGTGAAGATGTCACATAGCTCCAGTGGCTCCGCCAGCTTGAGTCAGCCTTCTCCAGGGAAAGAAGCAGAA CCTGAGACCGTGTCAGTTCAGCCTTCAGTACTGGGGAAGGGAGTGAAGCATAGACCTCCACCCATCAAACTTCCCTCGGGCTCAGGAAGTAGTTCCTCAG GTAACTATTTCACACCACAGCAGGCCAGCAGCTTTCTTAAATCTCCGACTCCTCCTCCTACTTCTAAGCCACCAAGTCTTTCTCGGAAGTCATCTGTGGACCTCAGTCAAGTGAGCATGCTCTCTCCAGCTGCCCTGTCACCTGCCAGTTCATCACAAA GATCTGGAACTCCTAAGCCATCTACTCCTACACCAACCCCTTCATCGACCCCACACCCTCCTGATGCTCAGAGCTCAACTCCTATTACCCCTTCAACTGCCCCTACTCCCCAAGATTCAGGCTTCACCCCTCAGCCCACTTTGTTAACTCAGTTTGCTCAGCAGCAAAAGTCTCTGAGCCAGGCAATGCCTGTAACGACCATTCCTCTTTCCACCATGGTAACATCTATAACTACAGGAAGCACGGCCACCCAGGTCATGGCAAACTCTGCTGGACTTAACTTCATCAATGTAGTGGGCTCTGTTTG TGGAGCTCAAGCTTTGATGAGTGGTTCCAACCCTATGCTGGGCTGTAACACTGGTGCCATAACTCCTGCAGGAATAAACCTGAGTGGCCTTCTACCCTCAGGAGGTCTGTTACCAAGTGCATTGCCCGGTGCAATGCAGGCAGCTTCTCAAGCAG GTGTTccatttggtttaaaaaatacttcaagtCTCAGGCCCTTAAATCTACTCCAG CTTCCAGGAGGTTCGCTCATTTTTAACactctgcagcagcagcagcagcagcagcagcagcagcagcagcagcagctccctCAGTTTACACCACAGCAGCCTCAGCAACCCACAGCTTCTAGTCCTCAGCAGCCCGGGGAGCAG gCTGCTGAACAAAGTTCATCTAGTCAAGAACAGGCCTTACCTGCTCAGCACACTGCCGTCATTAACCTTGCTGGAGTAGGGAGTTTTATGCAGTCACAGGCAGCTG TGTTGTCTCAGCTTGGCTCTGCCGAGAACAGACCTGAGCAAAGCCTTCCTCAGCAGAGATTCCAGCTCTCCTCTGCCtttcaacagcagcagcaacagatCCAA CAGTTGCGATTCTTGCAGCATCAAATGGctatggcggcggcggcggcacaaACAGCGCAGCTCCCCCGGCACCGGCACACAGGCAGCCagtcaaaaagtaaagtgaagagAGGCGCGCCGACCACTCCGAAATTCTGA